Proteins encoded within one genomic window of Acidihalobacter prosperus:
- the serC gene encoding 3-phosphoserine/phosphohydroxythreonine transaminase, which produces MGRVFNFSSGPAVLPQPVLEKVQSELLDWQGSGMSVMEMSHRGEDFTAIATRAEAALRRLLDIPDDYRVLFLQGGATAQFSMVPMNLLREGGSADFIDTGIWSRKAMAEAARYGRVRLAGGGERNGYARVPTPDELDFDPAALYVHYTPNETIGGVEFSYVPDSGSVPLVADMSSTILSRPLDVRRFGLIYAGAQKNIGPAGLTLVIVREDLLGEPATAATPTVFDYRVYADNASMYNTPPTFAWYIAGEVFEWIEREGGLKAMGERNHRKAAKLYALLDASDFYRSPVAVDSRSWMNATFTLADEALSAAFLEGAESSGLKNLKGHRSVGGMRASLYNAMPEAGVDALVEYMREFERVHG; this is translated from the coding sequence ATGGGACGTGTGTTTAATTTCAGCTCCGGACCGGCCGTGCTGCCGCAGCCGGTGCTCGAAAAGGTGCAGTCCGAACTGCTCGACTGGCAGGGTAGCGGCATGTCCGTGATGGAAATGTCGCATCGCGGTGAGGATTTCACCGCGATCGCCACGCGCGCCGAAGCCGCGCTGAGGCGGCTGCTTGACATACCCGACGACTACCGGGTTCTGTTTCTCCAGGGCGGTGCGACCGCACAGTTTTCCATGGTGCCGATGAATCTGCTGCGCGAAGGCGGCAGCGCCGATTTCATCGATACCGGCATCTGGTCGCGCAAGGCGATGGCCGAGGCGGCGCGCTACGGGCGCGTGCGGCTGGCGGGCGGCGGCGAGCGCAACGGCTATGCCCGCGTACCGACGCCGGATGAGCTGGATTTCGATCCCGCCGCCCTCTATGTCCACTACACGCCCAACGAAACCATCGGTGGTGTCGAGTTCTCCTATGTGCCGGACAGCGGTTCGGTACCGCTGGTCGCGGACATGTCCTCGACCATTCTCTCGCGACCGTTGGATGTGCGCCGCTTCGGCCTGATCTATGCCGGGGCGCAGAAGAATATCGGGCCCGCAGGCCTGACGCTGGTGATCGTGCGCGAGGATCTGTTGGGCGAGCCGGCAACGGCGGCGACGCCGACCGTGTTCGATTATCGCGTGTATGCGGACAACGCTTCCATGTACAACACGCCGCCGACCTTCGCCTGGTATATCGCGGGCGAGGTGTTCGAGTGGATCGAGCGTGAGGGTGGACTCAAGGCCATGGGCGAGCGCAACCACCGCAAGGCGGCCAAGCTCTATGCGCTGCTCGACGCCAGCGATTTCTATCGTTCACCGGTGGCGGTCGACAGCCGCTCCTGGATGAACGCGACCTTTACCCTCGCCGACGAAGCGCTCAGCGCGGCCTTTCTTGAGGGCGCGGAATCCAGCGGCCTCAAGAATCTCAAGGGCCATCGCTCGGTCGGCGGCATGCGGGCAAGCCTGTACAATGCGATGCCCGAAGCCGGTGTCGACGCGTTGGTCGAATACATGCGTGAATTCGAACGCGTGCACGGCTGA
- the gyrA gene encoding DNA gyrase subunit A, protein MADFAKELLSVNLEDEMRQSYLDYAMSVIIGRALPDVRDGLKPVHRRVLFAMSELGNDWNKAYKKSARVVGDVIGKYHPHGDTAVYDTIVRMAQPFSMRYMLVDGQGNFGSVDGDAPAAMRYTEVRMARIAHELLADIDKDTVDFIPNYDGSEREPAVLPAKIPNLLVNGSAGIAVGMATNIPPHNLVEVINACIALIDAPETDIDGLMAHLPGPDFPTAAIINGALGIREAYNTGRGRIYVRARSHIETDEANGRESIVVTELPYQVNKARLLEKIAELVKEKKLEGISELRDESDKDGMRMVIDLKRGEMAEVVLNNLYQHTQMQSVFGINMVALVDGQPRLLDLKTMLESFLRHRREVVTRRTLYDLRKARDRAHVLEGLAVALANIDEVIALIKASASPAEAKVALLGRAWEPGVVTEMLARAGAEASRPEGLDASLGLRSDGYHLSEAQAQAILELRLHRLTGLEQDKIVAEYRELLERIEDLLDILARPGRLMQVIRDELIAVREQFGDARRTEILDRRLDLSLEDLISEQDVVVTLSHAGYAKAQPLDVYRAQRRGGRGKAATTMREEDFVDTLFVANTHDTILCFSSHGRVYWLKVYELPQAGRNARGRPIVNLLPLSEGERINAVLPVKAFEEDRYVFMATAQGTVKKTPLADFSRPRSTGIIAVDLRDGDRLIGVAMTDGQRDVMLLTSAGKAIRFAEQDVRAMGRTACGVRGVRLAEDQSVVSLLILDDDAQVLIATENGYGKRTESAEFPRHGRGGQGVIAIQPSARNGEVIGAVQVVDGDEAMLITDGGTLVRTPVDDVSVIGRNTQGVTLIRLGEGERLVQIERVESLNGDDAENEGDTGDVDDTADGADEEDAG, encoded by the coding sequence ATGGCTGATTTCGCCAAAGAACTGCTCTCGGTCAACCTCGAAGACGAAATGCGCCAGTCCTACCTGGATTACGCCATGAGCGTGATCATCGGGCGGGCGCTTCCCGACGTGCGCGACGGGCTCAAGCCGGTTCATCGCCGTGTATTGTTCGCCATGAGCGAACTGGGCAACGACTGGAACAAGGCTTACAAGAAATCCGCGCGCGTCGTCGGTGACGTCATCGGTAAATACCACCCCCATGGCGACACGGCGGTCTACGATACCATCGTTCGCATGGCGCAGCCCTTCTCGATGCGCTACATGCTGGTCGATGGCCAGGGCAACTTCGGTTCGGTTGACGGCGATGCGCCGGCGGCCATGCGTTACACCGAGGTGCGCATGGCCCGCATCGCGCATGAGTTGCTTGCGGACATCGACAAGGACACGGTCGATTTCATCCCGAACTACGACGGTTCCGAGCGCGAGCCGGCGGTACTGCCGGCCAAGATCCCTAATCTGCTGGTCAACGGTTCGGCCGGCATCGCGGTCGGTATGGCCACCAACATCCCGCCGCACAACCTCGTCGAGGTCATCAACGCCTGCATTGCGCTGATCGACGCGCCCGAAACCGATATCGACGGGTTGATGGCGCATCTGCCCGGCCCGGACTTTCCGACCGCCGCGATCATCAATGGCGCCCTGGGTATCCGTGAGGCCTACAACACTGGGCGCGGGCGCATCTACGTGCGTGCCCGTTCGCATATCGAAACCGACGAGGCCAACGGCCGCGAAAGCATCGTGGTCACGGAGCTGCCCTATCAGGTCAACAAGGCACGGTTGCTGGAGAAGATCGCCGAGCTGGTCAAGGAAAAGAAACTGGAGGGCATCTCCGAGCTGCGCGACGAGTCCGACAAGGACGGCATGCGCATGGTCATCGATCTCAAGCGCGGCGAGATGGCCGAGGTGGTGCTGAACAACCTTTACCAGCACACCCAGATGCAAAGCGTGTTCGGCATCAACATGGTCGCACTGGTCGACGGACAGCCGCGTCTGCTCGATCTCAAGACCATGCTCGAATCGTTCCTGCGCCATCGTCGCGAGGTTGTGACGCGTCGTACCCTGTACGACCTGCGCAAGGCGCGCGATCGCGCCCACGTGCTGGAAGGTCTCGCCGTGGCCCTGGCCAACATCGACGAGGTGATCGCCCTGATCAAGGCCTCCGCCAGTCCTGCCGAGGCCAAGGTTGCCCTGCTTGGCCGGGCATGGGAGCCGGGGGTGGTCACCGAAATGCTGGCGCGCGCCGGTGCCGAGGCATCGCGACCCGAAGGGCTGGATGCATCGCTCGGGCTCCGGTCCGACGGATACCATCTGTCGGAGGCCCAGGCCCAGGCTATCCTCGAGCTGCGCCTGCATCGCCTGACCGGACTGGAGCAGGACAAGATCGTGGCCGAATATCGCGAGCTGCTTGAGCGGATCGAGGATCTGCTCGATATCCTGGCGCGCCCCGGGCGTCTGATGCAAGTGATCCGCGACGAGCTGATCGCCGTGCGCGAGCAGTTCGGCGATGCACGCCGTACCGAAATACTGGACCGGCGCCTGGACCTGTCGCTGGAGGATCTGATCTCCGAGCAGGACGTGGTGGTGACCTTGTCCCATGCCGGCTACGCCAAGGCGCAACCCCTCGACGTTTATCGAGCCCAGCGCCGCGGCGGACGCGGCAAGGCGGCGACGACCATGCGCGAGGAGGATTTCGTCGATACGCTGTTCGTGGCCAACACCCACGACACCATTCTGTGCTTTTCCAGTCACGGACGAGTCTACTGGCTTAAGGTTTATGAGCTGCCGCAGGCCGGGCGTAACGCGCGTGGACGGCCGATCGTCAACCTGTTGCCACTGAGCGAAGGCGAGCGCATCAACGCCGTCCTGCCGGTCAAGGCCTTCGAGGAGGACCGTTACGTCTTCATGGCCACGGCCCAGGGCACGGTCAAAAAGACGCCGCTGGCGGATTTTTCGCGGCCGCGCAGTACCGGCATCATCGCCGTGGATCTGCGCGACGGCGATCGTCTGATCGGTGTCGCGATGACCGATGGGCAGCGCGACGTCATGCTGCTGACCAGCGCCGGCAAGGCGATTCGCTTTGCCGAACAGGATGTGCGCGCCATGGGCCGCACGGCCTGCGGCGTGCGCGGAGTGCGTCTGGCCGAAGATCAGAGCGTCGTGTCGCTGCTCATCCTCGACGACGATGCGCAGGTGCTCATCGCGACCGAGAACGGTTACGGCAAGCGCACCGAGTCCGCGGAATTCCCCCGGCATGGCCGCGGTGGACAGGGCGTCATCGCAATCCAACCCTCGGCTCGCAACGGCGAGGTGATTGGTGCGGTGCAGGTCGTGGACGGCGACGAGGCCATGTTGATCACCGACGGAGGCACCCTCGTGCGCACGCCGGTTGACGACGTGTCCGTGATCGGGCGCAACACGCAGGGCGTCACGTTGATACGGTTGGGCGAAGGCGAGCGACTGGTGCAGATCGAGCGGGTCGAGTCACTCAACGGCGACGACGCCGAGAACGAGGGCGATACCGGCGATGTGGACGACACGGCCGATGGTGCGGATGAAGAGGACGCCGGCTGA
- the mtnA gene encoding S-methyl-5-thioribose-1-phosphate isomerase yields MTIRDNDGVRAVVWAGDRLRLLDQRRLPGVVEWIEATSAIEVADAIRDMVVRGAPAIGIAAAYGAVMAARDCGDDRLSLLAVFDQLVRARPTAVNLHWALARQRRVVDAAPQDLSGALLEEAVAIHDEDIAANRRMGALGGALIESGDVLTHCNTGSLATGGYGTALGVIRSAYGDGRIGRVYADETRPWLQGARLTAWELVQDGIPVSLLCEGAAAALLARGGISWVVVGADRIAANGDVANKIGTYGLAVLARHHGVRFMVVAPTSTVDMETPDGASIPIETRPAQELLTLAGRPVAAAGADAWNPVFDVTPAGLIDAIVTEAGIVEQPGLAGMHELMGQRA; encoded by the coding sequence ATGACGATTCGCGACAATGACGGCGTGCGTGCCGTGGTATGGGCCGGTGACCGCCTGCGACTGCTCGATCAGCGCCGGCTGCCGGGTGTCGTTGAATGGATCGAGGCAACCAGCGCGATCGAGGTCGCGGATGCGATCCGCGACATGGTGGTGCGCGGCGCACCGGCGATCGGTATCGCGGCGGCCTACGGCGCGGTGATGGCTGCGCGCGACTGCGGCGACGATCGTCTGTCCTTGCTGGCTGTGTTCGATCAGCTGGTCCGCGCGCGCCCCACTGCGGTTAACCTGCATTGGGCACTTGCGCGGCAGCGGCGCGTCGTCGATGCGGCACCGCAGGATCTGTCCGGCGCGCTGCTGGAGGAGGCCGTCGCCATCCACGACGAGGATATCGCCGCCAACCGGCGCATGGGGGCGCTGGGCGGGGCCCTGATCGAATCGGGCGACGTGCTGACGCATTGCAATACCGGCTCGCTGGCCACGGGCGGCTACGGCACTGCGCTGGGCGTGATCCGCAGCGCCTATGGCGACGGCCGTATCGGACGCGTGTATGCCGACGAGACGCGGCCCTGGCTGCAGGGCGCGCGGTTGACGGCCTGGGAGTTGGTGCAGGACGGTATCCCGGTCAGTCTGCTGTGCGAAGGTGCCGCCGCCGCGCTGCTCGCGCGCGGGGGCATCAGCTGGGTGGTGGTCGGTGCGGACCGTATCGCCGCCAATGGCGATGTCGCCAACAAGATCGGCACCTACGGGCTCGCCGTGCTGGCGCGCCATCATGGCGTCCGTTTCATGGTCGTGGCGCCGACCAGCACCGTCGATATGGAGACGCCGGATGGCGCGTCGATTCCGATCGAGACGCGTCCCGCCCAGGAACTGCTGACGCTGGCGGGGCGGCCGGTGGCGGCCGCCGGCGCCGACGCCTGGAATCCCGTGTTCGACGTGACGCCGGCTGGCCTGATCGACGCGATCGTGACCGAGGCCGGCATCGTCGAGCAGCCGGGCCTGGCCGGCATGCACGAGCTGATGGGGCAGCGCGCCTGA
- the cmk gene encoding (d)CMP kinase, giving the protein MSDAPVIAVDGPSGSGKGTISRLLAQRLGWHLLDSGALYRLTALAAMRRGFEFEDATALAAVAGALDVRFAGDGERARVLLEGEDVGLAIRAEDCGAAASRVAALGPVRDALLQRQRDFRRRPGLVADGRDMGTVVFPDAALKIFLTASQEERASRRLKQLKDQGVSANLPSLLRDLAERDARDARRAVSPLRPADDAIEIDSSGLDIPAVLDRILALARERNLV; this is encoded by the coding sequence GTGAGCGATGCGCCGGTCATCGCCGTCGACGGCCCGAGCGGCTCCGGCAAGGGCACCATCAGCCGCTTGCTGGCGCAGCGACTGGGATGGCATTTGCTCGACAGTGGCGCGCTGTATCGCCTGACGGCGCTGGCCGCGATGCGGCGAGGGTTCGAGTTCGAAGATGCAACCGCGCTCGCGGCGGTTGCCGGAGCGCTCGACGTGCGCTTCGCCGGCGACGGAGAGCGCGCGCGCGTATTGCTGGAGGGCGAGGATGTCGGCCTTGCAATCAGGGCAGAAGACTGCGGCGCCGCTGCCTCGCGGGTGGCGGCGCTTGGCCCCGTGAGGGATGCTCTGCTGCAGCGCCAGCGCGATTTCCGCCGCCGCCCCGGGCTGGTGGCCGATGGGCGTGATATGGGTACGGTGGTGTTCCCCGACGCCGCACTCAAGATATTTCTGACCGCGAGCCAGGAGGAGCGGGCGAGCCGACGCCTCAAGCAGTTGAAGGATCAGGGGGTTAGTGCTAACCTTCCAAGCCTTTTACGCGATCTTGCGGAGCGGGATGCGCGGGATGCGCGTCGTGCGGTGTCGCCATTGCGGCCTGCGGACGATGCCATCGAGATAGATTCGAGCGGGCTGGACATACCGGCCGTTCTGGACAGAATACTGGCACTCGCCCGCGAACGTAATCTGGTTTGA
- a CDS encoding prephenate dehydrogenase, whose product MSQTPAPSPAPAAINRLAIIGVGLIGGSLALSLRQAGYCREIVGAGRDRASLQQAQSLGVIDRFELDICAAVHGADMIVLATPVGAIESVCRALRGCLAESAVLTDVGSVKASVVDAVRIGLGHLPAGFVPAHPIAGRERSGVEAATADLYEGRRVILTPLPESDPQACQAVRRMWEVAGARVEDMPVDHHDEVLAATSHLPHLLAYTLVSSLSRLGEQEEIFRYAAGGFRDFTRIASSDPVMWRDICLHNKEAILGMFKHFARDLELLGEVIDAGDGDRLLSIFQRAKQTRDRFCERPDS is encoded by the coding sequence ATGTCGCAAACGCCTGCGCCAAGTCCCGCTCCCGCGGCGATCAATCGGCTGGCCATCATCGGCGTGGGTCTGATCGGAGGCTCGTTGGCGTTGTCCCTGCGCCAGGCTGGTTATTGCCGCGAAATCGTTGGTGCTGGCCGCGACCGGGCCAGCCTGCAGCAGGCGCAATCCCTGGGCGTGATCGACCGGTTCGAACTCGATATCTGTGCCGCCGTGCACGGCGCGGACATGATCGTGCTGGCCACGCCGGTGGGCGCCATCGAATCAGTCTGCCGGGCACTTCGCGGATGTCTCGCCGAGAGCGCGGTGCTGACCGACGTCGGCAGTGTGAAGGCGTCGGTCGTCGACGCCGTGCGTATCGGGTTGGGACATCTGCCGGCGGGTTTCGTGCCGGCGCATCCGATCGCAGGGCGCGAGCGCTCCGGCGTGGAGGCCGCCACCGCGGACCTGTACGAGGGGCGGCGCGTCATACTCACTCCCTTGCCGGAGAGCGATCCGCAGGCCTGCCAGGCGGTGCGCAGGATGTGGGAGGTCGCGGGCGCGCGTGTCGAGGATATGCCGGTCGATCACCACGACGAGGTGCTGGCCGCCACCAGCCACCTGCCGCACCTATTGGCCTATACGCTGGTTTCGAGCCTGTCGCGGCTGGGCGAGCAGGAAGAGATTTTCCGCTACGCCGCTGGGGGGTTTCGCGATTTCACGCGCATCGCCTCCAGCGACCCCGTGATGTGGCGGGATATCTGCCTGCACAACAAGGAAGCGATTCTGGGCATGTTCAAGCACTTCGCTCGCGATCTGGAGTTGCTGGGCGAGGTCATCGATGCAGGGGATGGCGATCGGCTGCTTTCGATCTTCCAGCGCGCCAAGCAGACGCGCGACCGCTTTTGCGAGCGCCCGGATTCTTAA
- the aroA gene encoding 3-phosphoshikimate 1-carboxyvinyltransferase — MHSSELIFHVRPGGHMSGRIRVPGDKSISHRAIMLGALADGVTEVSGFLEGADCLATLAAMRALGVGIETLGQGHVRVHGVGVDGLKPAAAALDLGNSGTSMRLMTGLLAGQAFASTLVGDASLSRRPMRRVTEPLRTMGAEIDTTADGTPPMRIQGGGALSGIDYDMPVASAQVKSALLLAGLYASGETCVREPAPTRDHTERMLAGFGYALSRTGDRICLRGGGRLRGTRVDVPADISSAAFFLVAASLAPGSDLTLEHVGVNPTRTGVIDILRHMGADIELLAAREVGGEPVADLRVRHAPLRGVAIPDALVPLAIDEFPAIFVAAAYAEGRTTLTGAAELRVKESDRIQVMADGLQACGVTAVPTADGIVIEGGAGRLRGGTVNSHGDHRIAMAFAVAGQCAQSPVIIQDCANVNTSFPGFVELAAQAGLDIEAAAGVDT, encoded by the coding sequence ATGCATTCGAGCGAACTGATATTTCATGTCCGCCCCGGCGGCCACATGAGCGGACGAATCCGCGTGCCCGGCGATAAATCGATCTCTCATCGCGCCATCATGCTGGGTGCGCTGGCCGACGGCGTGACCGAAGTGTCCGGCTTCCTCGAGGGTGCCGACTGTTTGGCCACGCTGGCCGCCATGCGGGCGCTCGGGGTCGGGATCGAGACACTGGGGCAGGGGCACGTCCGCGTCCACGGTGTCGGGGTGGACGGACTCAAGCCCGCCGCCGCGGCGCTGGATCTCGGCAATTCCGGCACCTCGATGCGTTTGATGACCGGGCTGCTCGCGGGACAGGCCTTCGCCAGCACCCTGGTCGGCGATGCTTCATTATCGCGTCGCCCGATGCGACGGGTGACCGAGCCGCTTCGGACCATGGGCGCCGAGATCGATACCACGGCAGACGGCACGCCGCCAATGCGCATTCAGGGAGGGGGCGCTCTGTCGGGTATCGATTACGACATGCCGGTGGCGAGCGCGCAGGTGAAATCCGCCCTGCTACTGGCCGGGCTCTATGCATCGGGCGAGACCTGCGTGCGCGAACCGGCGCCGACTCGCGATCACACCGAGCGGATGCTGGCCGGTTTCGGTTACGCGCTATCCCGTACCGGCGACCGTATATGCCTGCGTGGCGGCGGGCGCTTGCGCGGGACGCGCGTGGATGTGCCGGCGGATATCTCGTCAGCCGCGTTTTTCCTGGTGGCCGCGAGTCTGGCGCCGGGCTCCGACCTGACACTGGAGCATGTAGGCGTCAATCCGACGCGGACCGGTGTCATCGACATCCTGCGCCACATGGGAGCCGACATCGAACTGCTGGCTGCGCGCGAAGTGGGGGGGGAGCCGGTGGCGGACCTGCGAGTGCGCCATGCGCCGTTGCGTGGCGTGGCGATTCCGGATGCATTGGTGCCGCTGGCCATCGACGAATTCCCGGCGATATTCGTTGCTGCGGCCTATGCCGAAGGCAGAACGACATTGACGGGCGCCGCCGAACTGCGAGTCAAGGAGAGCGACCGCATCCAGGTGATGGCTGACGGCTTGCAGGCCTGCGGCGTTACCGCGGTGCCCACCGCCGATGGCATCGTGATCGAAGGTGGGGCAGGACGTTTGCGCGGTGGAACGGTCAACAGCCACGGCGATCATCGTATCGCCATGGCCTTTGCGGTAGCCGGCCAATGCGCTCAATCGCCGGTAATCATCCAGGATTGCGCGAATGTGAACACCTCCTTTCCCGGCTTTGTCGAGCTGGCCGCGCAGGCAGGCCTGGATATCGAGGCTGCTGCGGGAGTGGACACGTGA
- the pheA gene encoding prephenate dehydratase, whose amino-acid sequence MSEQEQLRSIRERIDAIDRELMRLISERASCAQTVAQVKRAAGSGDDYYRPEREAQVLRQVKEANPGPLEGETLARLFREIMSACLALEAPLRVAFLGPEGTYTHAAVLKHFGQDVRLAPMASLGEVFREVEAGGCSYGVVPIENSTEGVVNHTLDLFVQSPLFVCGEVLLRIHHHLLSSGPDVAHVQRVYAHQQALAQCRRWLDANLPHADRISLSSNAEAAQRASQETGSAAIAGDTAEALYGLRAVKRNIEDHPDNTTRFLVIGRQATIPPSGVDKTSVLVSTSNRPGALHRLLTPLAHNGVSMSRIESRPSRCVNWEYVYFLDIEGHSEDPDVRQALAGLRQEAQLFRILGAYPRAVL is encoded by the coding sequence ATGTCTGAACAGGAACAGTTGCGGTCGATCCGTGAACGTATCGATGCGATCGATCGGGAGCTGATGCGGCTTATCAGCGAACGTGCCAGCTGCGCCCAGACCGTCGCCCAGGTCAAGCGAGCGGCCGGCTCCGGTGACGACTACTACCGCCCCGAGCGCGAAGCGCAAGTCCTGCGCCAGGTCAAGGAGGCCAATCCAGGGCCGCTGGAAGGTGAAACCCTGGCGCGGCTGTTCCGCGAAATCATGTCCGCCTGCCTGGCCCTGGAGGCGCCGTTGAGGGTGGCCTTCCTGGGGCCCGAGGGCACTTACACCCATGCCGCGGTGCTCAAGCATTTCGGCCAGGACGTGCGACTCGCGCCGATGGCATCGCTGGGCGAGGTGTTCCGCGAGGTGGAGGCGGGCGGATGTTCGTATGGTGTGGTGCCCATCGAGAACTCGACGGAAGGCGTCGTCAATCACACGCTCGACCTGTTCGTGCAATCCCCCTTGTTCGTTTGTGGCGAGGTGCTGTTGCGCATCCACCATCACCTGCTGTCGTCGGGGCCCGATGTGGCGCATGTGCAGCGGGTCTACGCACATCAGCAGGCGCTGGCGCAGTGCCGCCGCTGGCTGGATGCGAACCTGCCCCACGCCGATCGTATCTCCCTCAGCAGCAACGCCGAGGCCGCGCAGCGGGCCTCGCAGGAAACCGGATCGGCGGCAATCGCGGGCGATACGGCCGAGGCGCTCTATGGCCTGCGCGCAGTCAAGCGGAATATCGAGGATCATCCCGACAACACGACGCGATTCCTGGTAATCGGCCGCCAGGCGACGATCCCGCCCAGTGGAGTGGACAAGACCAGCGTGCTGGTGTCCACATCCAATCGCCCCGGCGCGCTGCACCGACTGCTGACGCCGCTGGCGCACAATGGGGTCAGCATGTCGCGCATCGAGTCCCGTCCGTCGCGTTGCGTCAACTGGGAATACGTGTACTTCCTGGATATCGAGGGTCATAGCGAAGACCCCGATGTCAGGCAGGCGCTCGCGGGCCTGCGCCAGGAAGCGCAGCTGTTCCGGATTCTCGGCGCCTATCCGCGCGCAGTGCTCTGA
- a CDS encoding TRZ/ATZ family hydrolase, which produces METVDLLISARWVIPVEPDAVVLEHHAVAVRGRRIVDILPASEAAQKYRAAEHHELPEHALIPGLVNAHTHAAMSLMRGIADDLPLMTWLQSHIWPTEARWVGTEFVRDGTRLAIAEMLRGGTTCFNDMYFFPEVTARVAATLGMRASIGMIVVDFPSAWARDADEYIARGIDEVFDAHKGEGLISACFAPHAPYTVSDAPLARIRNLADELDRPVHIHVHETRHEVDEHVAKHGMRPLARLDSLGLLGPNLVAVHMTQLEDDEIALLAARGASVVHCPQSNLKLASGFCPVARLLDAGINVALGTDGAASNNDLDLWDEMRTAALLAKGVAGRADALPAHAALRMATLAGARALGLGEEIGSIEVGKAADLVAVDLARIETQPVYDPVSHLVYAAGREAVSHAWIAGQAKLVDGELTQLDGREIMTNAAAWAARIAAPERA; this is translated from the coding sequence ATGGAAACCGTCGACCTGTTGATCAGCGCCCGCTGGGTGATTCCCGTTGAGCCCGACGCCGTGGTGCTGGAACACCATGCCGTAGCCGTACGCGGGCGCCGCATCGTGGATATTCTACCCGCATCGGAAGCGGCCCAGAAATACCGTGCGGCGGAACATCACGAGCTACCGGAGCACGCGCTCATTCCCGGCCTGGTGAATGCGCACACGCACGCGGCGATGAGCCTGATGCGCGGGATCGCCGACGATCTGCCGCTGATGACCTGGCTGCAGTCCCACATATGGCCGACGGAGGCGCGCTGGGTGGGGACGGAATTCGTGCGCGACGGCACGCGCCTCGCCATCGCCGAAATGCTGCGCGGCGGCACCACCTGTTTCAACGACATGTATTTCTTTCCGGAGGTCACCGCCCGCGTGGCCGCGACCCTCGGCATGCGCGCCAGCATCGGCATGATCGTGGTCGATTTTCCCTCGGCCTGGGCGCGCGACGCCGACGAATACATCGCCCGCGGCATCGACGAGGTATTCGATGCCCACAAGGGCGAAGGCCTGATCAGCGCCTGCTTCGCGCCGCACGCGCCCTACACCGTGTCGGATGCGCCGCTTGCTCGAATCCGCAATCTCGCCGACGAACTGGACCGGCCGGTGCATATCCATGTCCACGAAACCCGCCATGAAGTCGACGAGCACGTGGCCAAACACGGCATGCGTCCCCTTGCCCGCCTGGACAGTCTCGGACTGCTCGGTCCGAATCTGGTCGCGGTACACATGACCCAGCTAGAGGACGATGAAATCGCGCTGCTTGCGGCACGCGGCGCCAGCGTCGTGCACTGCCCGCAGTCCAATCTCAAGCTCGCCAGCGGCTTTTGCCCTGTCGCGCGCCTGCTTGACGCCGGGATCAACGTGGCGCTGGGTACCGACGGCGCCGCCAGCAACAACGATCTGGATCTGTGGGACGAGATGCGCACCGCGGCCTTGCTCGCCAAGGGCGTGGCCGGCCGTGCAGACGCGCTGCCCGCGCATGCCGCGCTCAGAATGGCCACGCTGGCCGGCGCGCGCGCGCTGGGCCTCGGCGAGGAAATCGGTTCGATCGAGGTTGGCAAGGCCGCGGACTTGGTGGCCGTGGACCTCGCACGCATCGAAACCCAACCGGTCTACGATCCCGTCTCCCACCTCGTCTACGCGGCCGGACGCGAAGCCGTCAGCCATGCATGGATTGCGGGCCAGGCCAAACTCGTCGACGGCGAGCTGACGCAGCTCGACGGCCGCGAGATCATGACCAATGCCGCCGCCTGGGCCGCGCGCATTGCCGCTCCGGAGCGAGCATGA